From the genome of Streptomyces xanthophaeus:
CACCCCCGGGGGTTGGACGCCACTGGAACGGGGTGCGGCCCTTCGTGCCGTCCGCGCCCGTCCGAGCCCTTGCGCGCGGGGGCGGCGGACCTACCCTTGAGGCATGTACGCCCGGCGCCGGCGCGCCTATTTCCTGCTCATGGGCGGATGCCTGGTCCTCTTCGTCTCCGCCTGGGCCGTCGTGCGCCTGTGGTCGGTCGAGGCGGCGGTGGCGATGTGCGTGGTCGCCATGGTCATTCCGCCGGTCGCCGCGATGATCGCCAACCGGCGCGGCCCGGACGACCGCTGGTGGGACGACCCCTCGGGCGATCCGAAATCCGACGAGTGGTGGGACGAACTGGACGGAAAGCGGCGTCACGAGGATTGAAACCTCACGAGACGAGAATGTGATCTTCGTTCGTACAACTGCTCCCTCACGGTGTGGGTCATGGGGTACGCGCGGGTAATCAGCCTGCGCCTGCAGTCCTGTGGGGGACCCCTTTGGAACACGAACAGACCATCCCGGAGCAGCGGAAAGAGGGGGAGAGTGCACCGGAGCCGGACACTTCGGTCCCGCGCCGCCGGGTGGGGCGCACGGCTCTCCTGATCGCGGGCGCGGCCGTGCTCGGCGTCCTCGCCGGGACGGTCACCGGCTACGCGGTCCAGTACCACCGCGAGCCCACCCCGCTGCCGCCGCTGGCCCAGCAGAAGATGGCCGTGCCGCAGCCGCAGGCGATGGGCGACGCCACGACCCGGCGCTCGACCAACGCCAACCGCTGGCACAAGGCGGACGAGGAGCTGGCCAAGAAGCTGGTGGACGTTCCGGGCGGAGCGAAGACCGAGTTCTCCGGCAGCGCTTCCGTCGACGAGTTCTCCGCGGGGTACTTCGAGGACCCCTCCGGCGGTCTCGGCGGCCTCATTTCCAACCGGGTCCAGAGCATCGCCAGCGCGCAGTGGTCCGAGTCCGACCGGAACTTCGTCGAGATCAACCTGCTCCAGTTCCACGACCGCAACGGAGCCGAGGACTTCCAGAAGGGCATCGAGGAGTACATGCCCACCAAGAAGTTCGCGGGCAACGCGGGCAAGGAGGTTCCGGGTGTTCCCGAGGACTTCGGGCAGCTGTGGATCAACTCGAAGGCGCACGAGGAGCCCGGCTACCACCCGCTCCTGGGGGCCCGTGCCGTCGTCCGGCGCGGCGACATCGTGATGAGCGTCAAGTACACGAACAACCGCGGCGAGATCGACGAGAACGTCCTGGTCGAGCTGGTCAAGCGACAGATGGAGCGGCTGTGAGCGAGCAGCAGAACGTGACCGGGGCCGAGACGGAGGCCGGGACCGAGGTCAAGGCCGAGGCCGGGACCGGGACCGATGTCGTGACCGATGTCGTGACCGAGGCCGGGGTCGAGGCCGTCGCCGAGGCCGACGCAGCGGTCCGGCCCGGGGAGGAGCCGCCGCAGGACGCCGCCGGTCCCGCGCGCAAGGCGAACCGCAAGGTGGTCAAGCTGGTGGCGGCGGCCGTGGGGGTCGTCGTCCTCGCGGGCGCCGGCGTCGGCGCCGCGCTCGCGCTCAAGGACGCGGACCGGACCTCGCCGACGCGGTACTGGATGGCGGAGGACCACACGACGGGCGGTACCCAGGCCCCCGTGCCGTCCGTGCCCGCGAACGCGCTCACGGCCAAGCTGCTGCCGCTGCCCGACAGGTACTGGCCCGGCCCCGACATCGACAAGGAAGGCAACTTCTACTTCCTGTCGGGCGAGCGGGCGCTGGAGAGCTTCAAGGAAGCCCGTACGGGTCTGTCCAGCAGCGAGCGCGCCGAGCGGGACAAGGCCTTCGCCGACCTGAAGCTCAAGGGCCTGGCCGGACGCAGCTACTCGCGCAGGGACGGGGACGGGAACGCGACCGCCGAGATCGAGCTCCTCCAGGCCGACCCGGCACAGCTCGCCAAGTTCGGTGAGTTCACCAACAAGCTCATCGAACTCGTCGGTTCCGATGGCGACGCGCCGAAGGTGGACGGCTACCCCCAGGCCAAGTGCTCGGTGGAATCCCTCGTCATCGAGAGGGAGAACAAGGAGGGCAAGAAGAAGCACAAGATCGAAGCCCTCGACTGCCTGGCCGTCGAGGGAGACGTCATGGTGAGTTTCCGGATGTACGGGACCGAGGGATTCGCGGTGAAGGACGCCGTGGGCCTCTTCAAGCAGCAACTCGACCACCTCAAGTCCCCCGGAGAGTCCGCGTGAGCGAGCAGACCGACACCGCCGCCGTGCCCACGCCCGAGGCCGAGCCCACGTCCGCACCCGCACCCGCCCCGGAGGCGACCGAGGTGGCCACCGAGGCGGTCACCCAGGTCGCGGAGGCCCCGGAAGCCCCCGAGGCCCCGAAGACCGAGGCCCCGAAGCCCGAGGCCGTCACCGAGGCCGAGGCCGAGGGCGCGGCCGGGACCGAGCCCAGCCCCTGGGCTGCCCCGCCCGCCCCGCCGAAGGACCGGCGGAGGCTGTTCGCCGCCCTGCGCTGGACCGCCGCCGTCGCCGTCTTCGCGGCCGTCGGCACGGGGGTGGCGTACGGGATCACCCAGCCCGAGCGCACCGACATCCCGGGCCTCGCCACCGAGCACGACGGCCGCTGGACGTTCCCGGTGCTGTCCCAGCCCGCGCTGCCCGCCGGCGCCCCGGTGCCCCAGGGCCCGGACAACAAGGACGGCACGCACTACGCGCCGCTCACCGGCCTGCTCCTGCCCGCTCCCGAGGGCGCCAAGGCCGACGACGCGGTCAAGGCGGACAAGGACGGGGCGGTGTCGGTCGACACCCTCCTGGAGGAGTACACGCCCGAGGCCCGCGAGAAGCTGAAGCAGTCCCTCGAATGGGACGGGCTGCGGCAGATCGCCGGCCGCGGCTGGACCACGGCGGACGGCACGCGTACGCACGTGTACCTGCTGCGCTTCCACTCGTCCGGCTTCGTGGACGCGTTCAAGGGCTGCGACACCAACGCACGGTTCACCGGCGTCTCGGCCCTGGATTTGGACGACGTCTGGAGCAAGGCCAAGAACACGCAGATGAACAGCACCACGCTGGACTTCCCCGGAGCGGCCAACTTCGACGGCACCGACCTCAGCGTGTACCAGGAGGTGAAGCCCCTCCTCGGCGAGGAGCAGACCAAGATCGGGTGCCTCCGGTCGGGTGATGTCCTGGGCATGGTCATCCAGACCCGCAAGGGCGAGGTGGCTCCCGTCACCTTCCACCAGTCGGTGATCCTGCAGAGCCAGCTGCTGAGCTGACCGCCGGGCCGGAGCCGGGCCGGCTGCCGGGGTACGGGCCACCTCACACCGTGCGCCCGGCCCCGGGCCAGTAGGCTTGGGAACCGGCCCGTACCCCCCGAACGAATTCCGAGGAGCACCCCGTGCTTGAGGCAGTCTTCACCTCCCTGCTGGTCCTGGTCTGCGTCGGCGTCATGGCCTTCACCGGCCTGGCCGTCAAGAAGCTGTACCAGGGTCAGCGCTGAGCATCCGCCCAGCAGACCGCCCCGGAACCCCTCCCACAGATCGCCTGAGCAGCCATTCATGATCCAGATCCCGTCCGACCTGAACCCGGGCCTCGTCCCCCTCGCCTTCCTCCTCGGCAACTGGGAGGGTGCGGGAGTCTTCGACTTCCCCGGTGAGGAGAAGTGCAACTTCGGCCAGGAGGTCGTCTTCAGCCACGACGGCCGGGACTTCCTGGAGTACACCTCCCACACCTGGGTCCTCGACGCCGAGGGCAACAAGGTGCGCCCGCTGGAGTCCGAGTCGGGCTACTGGCGCATCGACAAGGACCGCAAGGTCGAGATCGTCATGGTCCGTGACCAGGGCGTCGTCGAGGTCTGGTACGGCGAGCTCGCCGACCAGAAGCCCCAGATCGACCTGGTCACCGACGCGGTCGCCCGTACCGCGGCCTCCGGCCCGTACAGCGGCGGCAAGCGGCTCTACGGCTATGTGAAGAGCGACCTCATGTGGGTCGGCGAGAAGGCCACCCCGGACGTCGAGCTGCGTCCGTACATGTCGGCCCAGCTGAAGAAGGTCGTCACGCCCGAGGAGGTCGCCGAGATGGCGCGCAACCTCCCGGACATGCCGGACGACGGCATCGCCTTCTTCCGCTGAGTCCACAGGCTGTACTCAAGGCTGTACGCAAGGCTGTGCGAAAGGGGACCGCGGGACCGCCCGCGGTCCCCTTCGCGCGCATACACTGGCCGGGTGGGGAGCAGCGTGGACACCGAAAGCTCTGACTGGAAGAGCGACCTGCGGCAGCGCGGATACCGGCTGACACCGCAGCGCCAGCTCGTGCTCGAGGCGGTCGACGCCCTGGAACACGCCACCCCGGACGAGATCCTCGCCGAGGTGCGCAAGACCGCCTCCGGGGTCAACATCTCCACCGTCTACCGCACCCTGGAGCTCCTGGAGGAGCTCAAGCTGGTCTCGCACGCCCACCTCGGGCACGGGGCCCCCACCTACCACCTCGCCGACCGGCACCACCACATCCACCTGGTCTGCCGCGACTGCGCCGAGGTCATCGAGGCGGACGTGGACATCGCCGCCGAGTTCACGGCGAAGCTCCGTACCACCTTCGGCTTCGAGACCGACATGAAGCACTTCGCGATCTTCGGTCTGTGCCGCAAATGCGCTGCCAAGCAGCGTGCCGCTCAGGCGTAGCAGGGTCGTACGCTTGGTCCCATGACCAGCAGCCCCTTGCTCCATCTCCCCGGCGCCGTACCGGCCGAAGGCCGTGACGAGGGCGTCGCCGCCCACTACGGCGAGCTGTACGGCGAACAGCGCGCACTCGCGGAGGGGCGCGGCTTCGTCGACCTCTCGCACCGCGGAGTCGTCACCGTCAGCGGGCCGGAACGCCTGAGCTGGCTGCACCTGCTGCTCACCCAGCACCTCACCGCGCTGCCCGCAGGGCAGGCCACCGAGGCGCTGATCCTCTCCGCCAACGGGCACATCGAGCACGCGCTCTACCTCGTCGACGACGGCGAGACCACGTGGGCGCACGTGGAGCCGGGCACCCAGGGCGAGCTGATCGCCTACCTGGAGTCCATGAAGTTCTTCTACCGCGTCGAAGTCGCCGACCGCACGGAGGAGTTCGCGGTCGTGCACCTGCCGGCCGGCTCCATCGCCGAGGTCACCCAGGACAAGGAGCACATCGTCCGGGAGACCGCGTACGGCCGGGACGTCTTCCTGCCCCGCGCCGAACTGGAGTCCTTCGCCGCCGCGCACGGCCCGGCCGCGGGCCTGCTCGCGTACGAGGCCCTGCGCGTCGAGGCGCACCGGCCGCGGCTCGGCCAGGAGACCGACCACCGCACCATCCCGCACGAGCTGGGCTGGATCGGCACCGCCGTGCACCTGCAGAAGGGCTGCTACCGCGGCCAGGAGACGGTCGCCCGCGTCCACAACCTGGGGAAGCCCCCGCGCCGCCTGGTCTTCCTGCACCTGGACGGCTCGGAGGTGCTGCTCCCGGCGCACGGCACGCCGGTGCGGCTCGCCTCGGACGGGGAGGAGGGCCGTCAGCTGGGCTTCGTGACCACGGCCGTCCGCCACCACGAGCTGGGCCCGATCGCGCTCGCGCTGGTCAAGCGCAACGTGCCGGTCGACGCGCCGCTGCTGGCCGGGAAGACGGCCGCCGCGCAGGAGGTCGTCGTAGCCCCCTGACCCCTGCGGCCGGACGTCCGGGACGTCCCGGACGTCTCAGATGTCGATGACGATGGTGAACGGGCCGTGGTTGGTCAGCGAGACCCGCATGTCCGCGCCGAACCGGCCCGTCTCCACCGTCGCACCCAGCGCGCGCAGCTGCGCCACGACCTCGTCGACCAGCGGCTCGGCCACCGGGCCGGGCGCCGCCGCGTTCCAGGTGGGGCGGCGGCCCTTGCGGGCATCGCCGTAGAGCGTGAACTGGGAGATCACCAGCAGCGGTGCGCCGTTGTCGCTGCAGGACTTCTCGCCCTCCAGGATCCGTACGGACCACAGCTTGCGGGCCAGCAGCTCCGCCTTCTCCGGGGTGTCGTCGTGGGTCACGCCCACCAGCACGCACAACCCCTCGCCGACGATCTCGCCCACGGTCTCGCCGCCCACGACGACGCTCGCGCCGTCCACCCTCTGCACCACTGCTCGCATACCACCTGTGTACCAGGCTTGCACCCGTCCGGGGCCGATCGGGTGGACTGGGACTGCGTCAGGCCCACGGGGAGTGGCACGATGCACGAAGGCGGTGCGGGTGCGCCGCACCGGTCGAGGGGACGGACCCGACTCATGAATACTTCTGGTACCTCCGTACCTGCATCACCCGCTTCCGTCGCAGCTGCCGCGGTACGACCGCCCGCGCAGCGCACGGCCGAGACCCAGGGGCCGCCGAGCCCGACCACCGCACTCGGGCTGCCGGAACTGCGCGCGCTGCGCCGTGACGCGCAGCGCGACGAGGCGGATCTGAGCTATGTACGCAGACTGCTCCAGGGCCGCATCGACATCCTGCGGGCGGAGCTGGCCCGGCGGACGGACCCCGAGGCGCCGGTGGTGGACCGGCTCTCGGTGATCCTCGCCGACGCCCCTTCCAGCCGCAGCGCCTCCGCCCGGCACGTCACGCTCGGCACCCCGCACAGCGAGGAGTACCGACTGCTGGCCGCGGAGATGCTGGCCGACGTGGAGCTCTCCGACCTGGGCGCCCGTACGGACGGCGAACTGCACGACGGGATGGGGCGGCTGGTGCGTTACGAGCAGCAGGTCTCGCGGCGCCGCCAGCAGCTCCAGCGCACGGTGGACGACTGCAGCGCGGAGATCACCCGGCGGTACCGGGAGGGCGAGGCGCAGGTGGACGACCTGCTGGCGTAGCGAACCGGGGTGGAGAACCGCCGGAGGAAAATCGGGCGACCGCCGGCGGCCGGGAGATTAGCGTGGGCGGCTATGAGTGCTGACGTCCGGCCGATCGCCGAATCCGAACTCCCCGACTGGGTGCGCGCCGTGCACACCGGTTTCCTGACCACCTCCCGGGTGACCGAGGCCGACATAGCCCAGCGCGCCAAGTACTGCGACTTCTCCCGGATGCAGGGGGCGTTCGACCCTGACAGCGGTCGCTGCGTGGCCGCGCTGCGCTCCTTTCCGCAGGAGCTGACCGTGCCGGGCGGGGCGGCCGTCCGCGCCACCGCGATCTCCAGCGTGGGCGTGCTGCCCACCCACCGCCGCCAGGGCCTGCTGACCCGGATGATGGCCGCGGAGTTCGCTGCGGCCGAGGCGCGCGGCGACGCGCTCGCCACGCTGATCGCCGCCGAGTACCCGATCTACGGGCGGTACGGGTTCGGGCCCGCCACTTCCCTCGTGGAGTGGGAGATCGACGTGGCGCGCACCGGGCTCGACCGGCGGCTGTCGGCGCCCGTGGACGGCGGCCGGATCGAGCTGGTGGACGTCGAGGAGCTGCGGCGGGTGGGGCCCGAGCTGCACGAGCGGCTGCGGGCGCGCACACCCGGGGCGGTGGACCGGGACGAGCGCTGGTGGAGCCTGGCGACCGGCCTGGAGCAGTGGTCGTACCGCCCCTACCAGGAGAAGTTCCATGCCGTGTACCGGACGGCGGAGGGGGAGGTGGCCGGCCTCGCCGTCTACGGCGCCGACGACCACTGGACGGACGCGAAGATTCCGCAGAACACCGTGCAGGTCAGGGACCTGCTGGCGCTCACCCCGCAGGCGGAGCGGGCACTGTGGCAGTTCCTGTGCTCGATCGACTGGGTGCTGAAGGTCCGCACCGGCTACCGGGCCCCCGACGACCTCGTCCCGCAGCTGCTGCCCGACCCGCGTGCGGCGCGGACCGTCACCTCCACGGACTTCCTGTGGGTGCGGCTGCTGGACGTCGTACGGGCGCTGGGCGCGCGGACGTACGAGGTGCCCGGGGTGCTCGTCCTGGAGGTCACGGACGAGACGGGGCCGGCGGCCGGCCGCTACCGGCTGGACGCGGGCAGCGGCGTGTGCGAGCGGACCGAGGAGGCGGCGGACCTGCGGCTGGACGTGTCCGCGCTGGGCTCCTTGTACCTGGGGGACGCGTCCGCGGTGCGGCTGGCCGCGCTGGGACGGGTCACGGAGGAACGGCCGGGGGCGGTCGCGCTGGCCGACACGGTGTTCCGTACCGCGCGCCGCCCGTGGTGCCCCGACATCTTCTGACGGCCTGGGACGACTGCGTACCGATGGCGGACGGCCGATGGCCGATGGCCGAAGAACGAGGACTGAACTCTGTGACATCACTTGTGGAATCCCTGCGCGCGGCCGGCTGCGTCTTCGCGGAGGAGGAGGCTGAGCTCCTGACCGGGGCCGCCACCGACGCGGACCACCTGGCGGAGCTTTTGGCCCGCCGGGTGGGAGGCGAACCGCTGGAACACGTCGTCGGCTGGGCGGAGTTCTGCGGGCTGCGCATGGAGGTCGGCGCGGGGGCCTTCGTACCGCGCCGGCGCACCGAGTTCCTGGTGCGGGAGGCGGTGGCACTGGCCCGGCCCGGCGCGGTGGTGCTGGACCTGTGCTGCGGGGTCGGCGCCTTGGGCGCGGCGGTGGCCGCGCAACTGCCGGGCGGCGTGGAGCTGCACGCGGCGGACATCGACCCGGCGGCGCTGGTGTACGCGCGGCGCAACGTGGCCCCGTACGGCGGCCGGGTGTGGGAGGGCGACCTGTACGCGGCGCTCCCGGACTCGCTGCGCGGCCGGGTGGACGTGCTGGTGGTCAACGCCCCGTACGTGCCGACGGAGGAGATCGTCCTCATGCCGTCGGAGGCGCGGGACCACGAGCCGCTGGTCTCGCTGGACGGCGGGGCCGACGGCCTGGACATCCACCGCAGGGTGGCGGCGGGGGCGCTGCCCTGGCTGGCCCCGGGCGGCCACCTGCTGATCGAGACGAGCGCCCGCCAGTGCCCGTCGACGGCCTCTGCCCTGACCTCGGCGGGCCTCGCGGTCCGGGCGGAGACCTCGGAGGAGCTGTACGCGACGGTGGTCATCGGTACGGCCTGATGCGGCCCGGACCACGGCCAGAGGTGTTCGACGTGCTGCCCGGCACGGGGCTGGCCCTGCCGCACCGTGCCGGCGTCCTGCGGTTCGGCATGTCCGGGCGGGAGGCCCGGTGGGCCGTCGCGACCCTGGCGGACGTGCGGGAGACCTGGGTCTGCGGGACGGGCTGGGCCTTCACCGCCCGCTACGAAGGCCTGGAGCTGCTCGCCTACGGGGACTGCCCGGACCGCCTCGGCCGCGCCGGCCACGACCGGCACGGTCTGGCAGCCGTCCGTCTCGGCCGGTGCGGGCCGGGACCGGCCGGGCCGTCCGCCGTCCCGGTGGTCCTCCATGACGTCGACCTGTTCGGGTATCCGGCCGGCGAGGTGCTGGAGGCCCTCGGACCGGGCCCGCATCCCGGGGTGAGCCTGTCGCGGGAGGGATCGCCGACCGG
Proteins encoded in this window:
- the ygfZ gene encoding CAF17-like 4Fe-4S cluster assembly/insertion protein YgfZ, translated to MTSSPLLHLPGAVPAEGRDEGVAAHYGELYGEQRALAEGRGFVDLSHRGVVTVSGPERLSWLHLLLTQHLTALPAGQATEALILSANGHIEHALYLVDDGETTWAHVEPGTQGELIAYLESMKFFYRVEVADRTEEFAVVHLPAGSIAEVTQDKEHIVRETAYGRDVFLPRAELESFAAAHGPAAGLLAYEALRVEAHRPRLGQETDHRTIPHELGWIGTAVHLQKGCYRGQETVARVHNLGKPPRRLVFLHLDGSEVLLPAHGTPVRLASDGEEGRQLGFVTTAVRHHELGPIALALVKRNVPVDAPLLAGKTAAAQEVVVAP
- a CDS encoding putative protein N(5)-glutamine methyltransferase, with protein sequence MAEERGLNSVTSLVESLRAAGCVFAEEEAELLTGAATDADHLAELLARRVGGEPLEHVVGWAEFCGLRMEVGAGAFVPRRRTEFLVREAVALARPGAVVLDLCCGVGALGAAVAAQLPGGVELHAADIDPAALVYARRNVAPYGGRVWEGDLYAALPDSLRGRVDVLVVNAPYVPTEEIVLMPSEARDHEPLVSLDGGADGLDIHRRVAAGALPWLAPGGHLLIETSARQCPSTASALTSAGLAVRAETSEELYATVVIGTA
- a CDS encoding GNAT family N-acetyltransferase, which encodes MSADVRPIAESELPDWVRAVHTGFLTTSRVTEADIAQRAKYCDFSRMQGAFDPDSGRCVAALRSFPQELTVPGGAAVRATAISSVGVLPTHRRQGLLTRMMAAEFAAAEARGDALATLIAAEYPIYGRYGFGPATSLVEWEIDVARTGLDRRLSAPVDGGRIELVDVEELRRVGPELHERLRARTPGAVDRDERWWSLATGLEQWSYRPYQEKFHAVYRTAEGEVAGLAVYGADDHWTDAKIPQNTVQVRDLLALTPQAERALWQFLCSIDWVLKVRTGYRAPDDLVPQLLPDPRAARTVTSTDFLWVRLLDVVRALGARTYEVPGVLVLEVTDETGPAAGRYRLDAGSGVCERTEEAADLRLDVSALGSLYLGDASAVRLAALGRVTEERPGAVALADTVFRTARRPWCPDIF
- a CDS encoding FABP family protein, encoding MIQIPSDLNPGLVPLAFLLGNWEGAGVFDFPGEEKCNFGQEVVFSHDGRDFLEYTSHTWVLDAEGNKVRPLESESGYWRIDKDRKVEIVMVRDQGVVEVWYGELADQKPQIDLVTDAVARTAASGPYSGGKRLYGYVKSDLMWVGEKATPDVELRPYMSAQLKKVVTPEEVAEMARNLPDMPDDGIAFFR
- the dtd gene encoding D-aminoacyl-tRNA deacylase, with protein sequence MRAVVQRVDGASVVVGGETVGEIVGEGLCVLVGVTHDDTPEKAELLARKLWSVRILEGEKSCSDNGAPLLVISQFTLYGDARKGRRPTWNAAAPGPVAEPLVDEVVAQLRALGATVETGRFGADMRVSLTNHGPFTIVIDI
- a CDS encoding Fur family transcriptional regulator, whose product is MGSSVDTESSDWKSDLRQRGYRLTPQRQLVLEAVDALEHATPDEILAEVRKTASGVNISTVYRTLELLEELKLVSHAHLGHGAPTYHLADRHHHIHLVCRDCAEVIEADVDIAAEFTAKLRTTFGFETDMKHFAIFGLCRKCAAKQRAAQA
- a CDS encoding RsiG family protein, whose protein sequence is MNTSGTSVPASPASVAAAAVRPPAQRTAETQGPPSPTTALGLPELRALRRDAQRDEADLSYVRRLLQGRIDILRAELARRTDPEAPVVDRLSVILADAPSSRSASARHVTLGTPHSEEYRLLAAEMLADVELSDLGARTDGELHDGMGRLVRYEQQVSRRRQQLQRTVDDCSAEITRRYREGEAQVDDLLA
- a CDS encoding DUF3099 domain-containing protein, whose product is MYARRRRAYFLLMGGCLVLFVSAWAVVRLWSVEAAVAMCVVAMVIPPVAAMIANRRGPDDRWWDDPSGDPKSDEWWDELDGKRRHED